In the Polyangiaceae bacterium genome, one interval contains:
- a CDS encoding NAD(P)/FAD-dependent oxidoreductase has protein sequence MPEPSRDFDDLVIGAGMAGLATGALLARQGRRVLMLEAHDTPGGYAHTFRMGEYRFCAQVHYIFNCGEGEPVHELLRRLDLHESVRFLRLDPEGYDHVVVAGERFRIPNGLEKFRDRLTRRFPEAARPLRRYFDAIMHIGRELDVLPRKPQWRDLITAPLRFPHLLRYRNWTLQRLYDQVRMPQRLQAVLAGQAGDYLLPPEAVSLLLHVALVRGYDRGAYYPEKHYQHLITSIADSIRNAPGCQLLLQTEVDRILVESGRVVGVRTRQGDVHRARRYISNLDPQRMATLIERRQLPSRYLDKLHYAYSDSTITVYLGVRGLDLRDHGFGSYNVWHYPHDDLNAIYRRQASGDLRDPWLFMSTPSLHTREPGICPPGTQILEIATSAPWQRFHALRESDRKQYEAQKKRARDDILRVVEERYVPNLGRHIVRRVTGTPATNARYCWAPEGNAYGAALTPENMHPTLRSFETPFRNLWQVNATAGYPSIAGTIGAAMTLVDQELS, from the coding sequence ATGCCCGAGCCCTCTCGCGACTTCGACGACTTGGTCATCGGTGCGGGCATGGCCGGGCTCGCTACCGGGGCGCTGTTGGCGCGCCAGGGCCGTCGCGTGCTGATGCTGGAAGCTCACGACACGCCGGGCGGCTACGCCCACACCTTCCGCATGGGCGAGTATCGCTTCTGCGCCCAGGTGCACTACATCTTCAACTGCGGCGAGGGCGAGCCCGTGCACGAGCTGCTGCGCCGCCTCGACCTGCACGAGTCGGTGCGCTTCCTGCGCCTGGATCCCGAGGGCTACGATCACGTGGTCGTCGCTGGTGAGCGCTTTCGCATCCCCAACGGCCTGGAGAAGTTTCGGGATCGCCTGACGCGACGCTTTCCCGAAGCCGCGCGACCCCTGCGCCGCTACTTCGACGCCATCATGCACATTGGACGCGAGCTCGATGTGCTTCCGCGCAAGCCGCAGTGGCGCGACTTGATCACCGCGCCGCTGCGCTTCCCACACTTGCTCCGCTATCGCAACTGGACGCTCCAACGCCTCTACGATCAGGTGCGCATGCCGCAGCGGCTACAGGCCGTGCTCGCTGGGCAGGCTGGCGACTACCTGCTGCCGCCTGAAGCCGTGTCGCTCTTGCTGCACGTGGCGCTGGTGCGCGGCTACGACCGGGGCGCGTACTATCCCGAGAAGCACTACCAGCACTTGATCACCAGCATCGCCGACAGCATCCGCAACGCACCCGGTTGCCAGCTGCTACTCCAAACGGAAGTGGACCGCATTCTGGTGGAGAGCGGTCGCGTCGTCGGCGTGCGCACGCGGCAGGGCGACGTCCATCGCGCGCGGCGTTACATATCGAACCTCGACCCGCAGCGCATGGCGACGTTGATCGAACGCCGCCAGCTGCCCTCGCGCTACCTGGACAAGCTCCACTACGCCTACTCGGACAGCACGATCACGGTGTACCTGGGGGTGCGCGGGCTGGATCTGCGCGACCACGGTTTCGGCTCCTACAACGTGTGGCACTACCCCCACGACGACCTGAACGCGATCTACCGTCGCCAGGCGAGCGGCGATCTTCGCGACCCATGGCTCTTCATGTCGACGCCATCGCTGCACACCCGCGAGCCCGGCATCTGTCCGCCCGGCACGCAAATCTTGGAGATCGCGACGAGCGCGCCCTGGCAGCGCTTTCACGCGCTCCGCGAAAGTGATCGCAAACAGTACGAAGCGCAGAAGAAGCGCGCCCGCGACGACATCCTTCGCGTGGTGGAAGAGCGCTACGTGCCGAACCTGGGTCGCCACATCGTGCGCCGCGTGACGGGTACCCCCGCGACCAACGCGCGCTACTGCTGGGCGCCCGAAGGCAATGCCTACGGCGCCGCGCTCACCCCCGAGAACATGCACCCGACTCTGCGCTCCTTCGAAACGCCCTTCCGCAATCTGTGGCAAGTCAACGCCACCGCGGGCTACCCCAGCATCGCCGGCACCATCGGCGCAGCCATGACCCTGGTTGACCAAGAGCTGAGTTGA
- a CDS encoding mucoidy inhibitor MuiA family protein, whose translation MMAIKRIGTRWAELCLGAWLCTVAGCAAKTGATPPPASRANLEASAEVDPSAPRALPAAMADDPNAVGVTSTIRKVTVYSDRALVSREGKVALTTAATVYAFRHLPGWVDEGTVRAATTAGRILDVQVVRGYLARATEKSYRKAENDARALSERLVALDDEIAVLDAQSAQIEDIKAFSLDKLNKDVVAGELPAAGRAVVAGSVGVRTYADVVEFIGKKMREIAKGRRAVKAQREALEPKVSASNKRLEDLRGLRQLEETNVFVTVQAAAPAESQLQLSYLLPGATWEAAHELRASGDGASVELTSYAVVTQATGENWDDAELTFSTQSSTESVRIPELKALTLGDTRGASQSIERRSASFQRAEAAFQGQNRLWNKRVQSASLGSSFEESYKTNFEYLQVIQSKTVELFQSLQQRGTTAQFKGISATKVRADGRSVRVPLGRASLKAKQAIVAAPEQSLNAARTLELLNDSGQSLLPGNVALYQAGAFLGMTNLDFVADGEPFSVFLKVADQIKLSRVLDKKRSALVRKQRTQMQLAFVVSAENLSGKAVNLTLADRVPVSEDRDIVISGVKITPDVKPDSKGILRWPLKLEPKQKRTFLIQYQIEYPPTLVLEMKRREAAEASAPAAAPLPSPRKAYDLKRDIQMLENAL comes from the coding sequence ATGATGGCGATCAAGCGGATTGGGACGCGGTGGGCAGAGCTTTGTCTCGGGGCATGGTTGTGCACGGTTGCAGGCTGTGCTGCAAAGACGGGCGCCACGCCGCCGCCAGCGTCGAGAGCGAACCTCGAGGCGAGCGCCGAAGTGGATCCCTCCGCGCCCCGAGCATTGCCGGCTGCGATGGCCGACGATCCGAATGCGGTGGGTGTGACGTCGACGATTCGGAAAGTGACTGTCTACTCGGACCGCGCCCTGGTGTCGCGAGAAGGCAAGGTCGCGCTCACCACTGCCGCGACCGTGTACGCCTTCCGTCACCTGCCCGGATGGGTCGACGAAGGCACCGTGCGCGCCGCCACCACTGCGGGGCGCATCTTGGACGTGCAAGTGGTGCGCGGCTACCTCGCGCGTGCGACCGAGAAGAGCTATCGCAAAGCCGAGAACGACGCGCGGGCGCTATCGGAACGCTTAGTGGCTCTCGATGACGAGATCGCCGTACTCGACGCACAGAGCGCGCAGATCGAAGACATCAAGGCCTTCTCCCTGGACAAGTTGAACAAGGACGTGGTGGCGGGGGAGCTGCCGGCGGCGGGCCGCGCGGTCGTGGCGGGCAGCGTGGGCGTGCGGACCTACGCCGACGTGGTGGAGTTCATCGGCAAGAAGATGCGCGAGATCGCCAAGGGCCGACGCGCGGTCAAGGCGCAGCGAGAAGCATTGGAGCCGAAAGTCTCCGCCAGCAACAAGCGCCTCGAAGATCTGCGCGGACTGCGCCAGCTCGAAGAGACGAACGTGTTCGTCACGGTGCAAGCTGCGGCCCCCGCCGAGAGCCAACTGCAGCTAAGCTACTTGTTGCCCGGCGCAACTTGGGAAGCCGCTCACGAGCTTCGTGCTTCTGGCGACGGCGCTTCGGTGGAGCTCACGTCCTATGCGGTCGTCACCCAAGCGACTGGCGAGAACTGGGACGACGCGGAGTTGACCTTCTCGACGCAGTCGTCGACGGAGTCCGTGCGCATTCCGGAGTTGAAAGCGTTGACCCTCGGCGACACGCGGGGCGCGAGCCAGAGCATCGAACGACGCTCGGCTTCCTTTCAGCGCGCGGAGGCTGCGTTCCAGGGGCAAAATCGGCTGTGGAACAAGCGAGTGCAGAGCGCGAGCCTCGGGAGCAGCTTCGAGGAGAGCTACAAGACGAACTTCGAGTACCTGCAGGTGATTCAGAGCAAGACCGTGGAGCTGTTTCAGAGCTTGCAGCAGCGCGGCACGACCGCGCAGTTCAAGGGCATCAGCGCGACCAAGGTGCGCGCTGACGGTCGCTCCGTGCGCGTGCCTTTGGGCCGCGCGAGCTTGAAAGCGAAGCAAGCGATCGTCGCGGCGCCCGAGCAGTCCTTGAACGCGGCGCGAACCCTCGAGCTGCTCAACGACAGCGGGCAGTCGCTCTTGCCGGGCAACGTCGCGCTGTACCAAGCGGGCGCGTTCTTGGGCATGACCAACCTGGACTTCGTGGCGGATGGTGAGCCCTTCTCCGTGTTCTTGAAGGTCGCGGATCAGATCAAGCTGTCCCGCGTGCTCGACAAGAAGCGCAGCGCGCTGGTGCGCAAGCAGCGCACGCAGATGCAGCTCGCCTTCGTGGTCAGCGCCGAAAACCTGTCCGGCAAAGCGGTGAACCTGACCCTTGCGGATCGCGTGCCCGTGTCCGAGGACCGGGACATCGTCATCAGCGGCGTCAAGATCACGCCCGATGTGAAGCCCGACTCCAAAGGCATCCTGCGCTGGCCGCTGAAGCTCGAGCCGAAGCAAAAGCGCACCTTCCTGATCCAGTACCAGATCGAGTACCCGCCCACCTTGGTATTGGAGATGAAGCGGCGCGAGGCCGCCGAAGCCAGCGCTCCCGCTGCGGCGCCCCTCCCGTCCCCGCGCAAAGCCTACGACCTGAAACGCGACATCCAGATGCTGGAAAACGCACTGTAG
- a CDS encoding CNNM domain-containing protein: MTAPQRGACMFEDPMLSLLLLFFALAIAFSFLCSLWEAVLLSVTPSYAQTKLAEGAALGRKLNSFKTDIDRPLAAILTLNTIAHTAGAIGVGEQATLIWAESHPMITSVAVPASMTMGILVLSEIIPKTLGAVYWRELAPFTVMSLGLLLAAFAPLVWMSQLLTRLLKKDASMTVLSRSDFLAMAQLGEREGVIERSESEIIANLLRFRTIKARHIMTPRMVVLTAPAEWSLTTFHRENPDLRVSRIPVYEGETDRVVGYVLKSDVLTAIVNGEGERPLRSLMRDIPVVPVTLAIPELFRRFLAAREQIALVVDEFGGMAGIVTMEDVIETLLGMEIVDESDATEDMQLLARQIWEKRALELGIVSPVDTSEPKDEG; this comes from the coding sequence GTGACCGCGCCTCAGCGTGGTGCCTGCATGTTCGAGGATCCGATGCTGAGTCTACTGCTGCTGTTCTTTGCGCTCGCGATAGCGTTTTCATTCCTGTGCTCTTTGTGGGAGGCGGTCCTGCTCTCGGTCACCCCCAGCTACGCACAGACCAAGCTGGCGGAAGGCGCAGCCCTGGGGCGCAAACTGAACAGCTTCAAGACCGACATCGATCGCCCGCTGGCCGCGATTCTGACCCTGAACACCATCGCGCATACTGCCGGCGCCATTGGCGTGGGCGAGCAGGCGACGCTGATCTGGGCCGAGTCACACCCGATGATCACGTCTGTCGCGGTCCCCGCGTCGATGACCATGGGCATCTTGGTGCTGTCGGAGATCATTCCCAAGACTCTCGGTGCGGTCTACTGGCGCGAGCTGGCGCCGTTCACCGTGATGTCACTGGGATTGCTGTTGGCCGCCTTCGCGCCGCTGGTTTGGATGAGTCAGCTGCTGACCCGCTTGTTGAAAAAGGACGCATCGATGACGGTGCTGTCGCGTAGCGACTTCCTGGCAATGGCGCAACTCGGTGAACGCGAGGGTGTGATTGAACGCAGTGAGTCGGAGATCATCGCGAACTTGCTGCGCTTCCGCACGATCAAGGCGCGACACATCATGACGCCGCGGATGGTCGTGTTGACCGCGCCGGCAGAGTGGTCGCTCACTACATTCCACCGCGAAAACCCGGACCTGCGTGTCTCCAGGATCCCGGTATACGAGGGCGAGACGGATCGCGTCGTCGGGTACGTGCTCAAGAGCGACGTGCTCACCGCGATCGTCAACGGCGAAGGCGAGCGACCTCTGCGATCGCTGATGCGGGACATCCCCGTGGTTCCGGTCACGCTGGCCATCCCCGAGTTGTTTCGGCGATTCCTGGCTGCGCGGGAACAGATCGCACTAGTCGTGGACGAGTTCGGAGGCATGGCTGGCATCGTGACCATGGAAGACGTCATCGAGACCCTGCTAGGGATGGAAATCGTAGACGAGTCCGACGCGACCGAGGACATGCAGCTCTTGGCACGCCAGATTTGGGAGAAGCGCGCGCTCGAGCTCGGCATCGTCTCCCCGGTGGATACGAGCGAGCCCAAAGACGAGGGCTGA
- a CDS encoding Uma2 family endonuclease: MALAEGENAEVIRGVLVTAPALLPRHSSVRGRLRRLIGGAFDDDDGAGGPGGWWIFLEVDVRLSPHDIVRPDIAGWRRQRLPEPWDMRPIDVVPDWICEIISTSNAGRDRVTKRELYAKHGVLHYWIADPVARTLETLRLDPEAGHWVDAGAFDASGRARIAPFTAIEIDLSRVFPPAATDG, translated from the coding sequence ATGGCACTCGCCGAGGGCGAAAACGCTGAGGTCATTCGCGGCGTTTTGGTCACGGCTCCTGCGCTTCTGCCGCGGCACTCGAGCGTACGGGGCAGGCTGCGGCGTCTGATCGGCGGCGCCTTCGACGACGATGATGGAGCAGGTGGTCCGGGCGGATGGTGGATCTTCCTCGAAGTCGACGTCAGGCTTTCCCCCCACGACATCGTTCGCCCCGACATCGCCGGCTGGCGCCGACAACGCTTGCCTGAACCCTGGGACATGCGTCCCATCGACGTGGTGCCCGACTGGATCTGTGAGATCATCTCCACCAGCAACGCGGGGCGTGACCGCGTCACCAAACGCGAACTCTACGCGAAGCACGGCGTTCTCCACTATTGGATCGCCGATCCGGTTGCGCGGACTCTCGAAACCCTCCGGCTCGACCCCGAAGCAGGGCACTGGGTCGATGCGGGCGCCTTCGACGCCTCGGGCAGAGCTCGGATAGCGCCGTTCACCGCCATCGAGATCGATCTGTCGCGCGTGTTCCCGCCAGCCGCGACGGACGGCTGA
- a CDS encoding isocitrate/isopropylmalate dehydrogenase family protein, which produces MGYDVVLLPGDGIGREIAREARRVLERVAKHSGVSFDIDEIPCGGQYFLEHGADWPEGSDQRCKDADVVLLGAVGWPSPSGKGPVMMPNGHMAGYNAVLGNRSRLDLYANIRPVKLYEGVQHRISGSHQQVWQPQNVDMVFVRENTEGLYSGMGGTLRPGARAVAATDVRLITRAASERVIRLAFELSKKRNGAPKDKKRRVTVLVKNNVLDGCRLFEEVFDEIGRDYPEIEKDVAIIDAFTQWLIGQPEYYDVVVTTNMFGDIVTDLASVLQGGMGLAVGCNVGDRHAMFEPIHGSAPKHAGQDKANPMAMILATGEALKWLGEKKQDAALIKGGAAVESAVRAVLREGTPLTYDLVGNDRAAKMSECTTAILKALDASF; this is translated from the coding sequence ATGGGCTACGACGTCGTACTGCTGCCGGGGGACGGGATTGGTCGTGAGATCGCGCGAGAGGCGCGACGGGTGCTGGAACGAGTGGCGAAACACTCCGGCGTCAGCTTCGACATCGACGAGATCCCGTGCGGAGGCCAGTACTTCTTGGAGCACGGTGCGGACTGGCCCGAGGGTTCCGACCAACGCTGCAAGGACGCCGACGTGGTGCTGCTCGGAGCGGTGGGCTGGCCCTCGCCGAGTGGCAAGGGTCCGGTGATGATGCCGAACGGACACATGGCGGGCTACAACGCCGTGCTCGGCAATCGCTCACGGTTGGATCTGTACGCGAACATTCGTCCGGTGAAGCTCTACGAAGGCGTGCAGCACCGCATCTCCGGGAGTCACCAACAAGTGTGGCAACCGCAGAACGTGGACATGGTGTTCGTGCGCGAGAACACCGAAGGGCTCTACTCCGGCATGGGCGGCACCTTGCGACCCGGCGCGCGCGCCGTTGCGGCGACGGACGTGCGCCTGATCACCCGCGCTGCCTCCGAGCGGGTGATTCGGCTCGCCTTCGAGTTGAGCAAGAAGCGCAACGGCGCACCCAAGGACAAGAAGCGCCGCGTGACGGTGTTGGTGAAGAACAACGTGCTGGACGGCTGCCGCTTGTTCGAAGAAGTGTTCGACGAGATCGGCCGCGATTACCCCGAGATCGAGAAGGACGTCGCGATCATCGACGCCTTCACCCAGTGGCTGATCGGGCAACCCGAGTACTACGACGTCGTGGTCACCACCAACATGTTCGGCGACATCGTGACGGATCTGGCGTCGGTGCTGCAGGGCGGCATGGGCCTGGCCGTCGGCTGCAACGTCGGCGACCGCCACGCCATGTTCGAGCCCATTCACGGCTCGGCGCCCAAGCACGCCGGACAGGACAAGGCCAACCCGATGGCGATGATCCTCGCTACGGGCGAAGCGCTGAAGTGGCTCGGCGAGAAGAAGCAGGACGCGGCGCTGATCAAAGGCGGTGCGGCGGTGGAGAGCGCGGTGCGTGCGGTGCTGCGTGAGGGAACACCGCTGACCTACGACTTGGTCGGCAACGACCGCGCGGCGAAGATGTCCGAGTGCACGACGGCGATCCTGAAGGCGCTGGACGCGAGCTTCTGA
- a CDS encoding YdeI/OmpD-associated family protein: MANEPSPLLFARNLSAWRRWLRVHHDEDHVVWLVFLKGDEKDDGVSYGDALDEALCWGWIDSMVRRIDDRRYARKFTPRVDPEKWSDPNILRLRRLLAGDRMQPSGMALISKSVLQKVKASSAARKNTDGHPVRKKTNARIALPEELERALAENANARRFFETLAPSYRKNYVGWVAAAKQGATRARRASEAVHRLANGEKTLLK, encoded by the coding sequence GTGGCAAATGAACCGTCCCCGCTGTTGTTCGCTCGCAATCTGTCTGCTTGGCGACGCTGGCTGCGAGTACACCATGACGAAGATCACGTTGTCTGGCTCGTGTTCCTCAAGGGTGACGAAAAGGACGACGGAGTCTCCTACGGCGACGCCCTGGACGAAGCGCTGTGCTGGGGCTGGATCGACAGCATGGTTCGTCGCATCGACGATCGACGCTACGCGCGGAAGTTCACGCCGCGGGTCGATCCCGAAAAATGGTCGGACCCCAACATCTTGCGCCTGCGGCGCCTGCTAGCTGGCGATCGCATGCAGCCTTCGGGCATGGCCCTGATTTCCAAGTCAGTGCTGCAAAAAGTGAAGGCATCCAGCGCCGCGCGTAAGAACACGGACGGGCATCCAGTGCGCAAGAAAACCAACGCACGCATCGCGCTGCCCGAGGAACTGGAGCGCGCCCTTGCCGAGAACGCCAATGCACGACGCTTCTTCGAGACCTTGGCACCGTCCTATCGCAAGAACTACGTGGGTTGGGTCGCCGCGGCGAAACAAGGCGCCACACGCGCGCGGCGTGCCAGCGAGGCGGTTCATCGCCTCGCAAACGGCGAGAAGACCCTGCTGAAGTAG
- a CDS encoding toxin-antitoxin system YwqK family antitoxin: MKHGPFTEFFEDGKKKTEATYRAGKKAGRYQAWHENGQSAEEAFFRDDKLQGRRQTWHPNAQKKSEGEYSSGREVGKHVEFNETGGKLSEAEYREGKLHGTMREYFPDGATKSETEYRSGVRHGKHVDYHKNGKPALEGKYAEDVKVGAWTAYRESGSKLEVSELVGGKRHGKVTRWHESGVRELEGQFVDGKKDGTWTYFEAEEGQPIREEVYKKDKKLRTKTFPRPKQKK, encoded by the coding sequence GTGAAGCACGGGCCCTTCACCGAGTTCTTCGAAGACGGCAAGAAGAAGACCGAGGCGACCTATCGCGCAGGGAAGAAAGCTGGCCGATATCAGGCTTGGCACGAGAACGGGCAGTCAGCGGAGGAGGCGTTCTTCCGCGACGACAAACTCCAAGGCCGGCGTCAGACCTGGCACCCCAACGCGCAGAAGAAGAGCGAAGGCGAGTACTCCTCGGGTCGGGAAGTCGGCAAGCACGTCGAGTTCAACGAGACTGGCGGCAAGCTGTCCGAAGCCGAGTATCGCGAAGGCAAGCTCCACGGCACGATGCGCGAGTACTTCCCGGACGGCGCCACCAAGAGCGAGACCGAATATCGCAGCGGTGTGCGCCACGGAAAGCACGTCGACTACCACAAGAACGGCAAACCTGCGCTCGAAGGCAAGTACGCCGAAGACGTGAAGGTCGGCGCCTGGACCGCCTACCGCGAGAGCGGCAGCAAGTTGGAGGTGAGCGAGCTGGTTGGCGGCAAGCGCCACGGCAAGGTCACGCGCTGGCACGAAAGCGGAGTGCGCGAACTCGAGGGACAGTTCGTGGACGGCAAGAAGGACGGCACCTGGACCTACTTCGAGGCGGAAGAGGGGCAGCCCATCCGCGAAGAGGTCTACAAGAAAGACAAGAAGCTCCGCACGAAGACCTTTCCGCGACCGAAACAGAAGAAGTGA